From a single Micrococcales bacterium genomic region:
- a CDS encoding bifunctional diguanylate cyclase/phosphodiesterase, with translation MRDIDHEVRTRLQAAFEARHDPLTGLLNRSGLFALLDDTLRQDGKDAALVTVGVDNLQQINAAYTHTAGDRVLIDVAEMLVEVVGTRDGIARSGDNEFSIFLTHADTTALTDLAVRVRDAGATNIRLGAQEFPITVSVGIALASGRRPGELVRDASTALHQARDAGGRRWEFLDPGVAAEARRRLTIQSGLNEALDAGEIRPWFQPIVDLSEGRVRGYEALARWIHADGTVVTPGEFLPAAEQSDLIIAVDRVMLAGALTGLGVLPASLHVAANLSAATLADPGLPGYVDSLLAATGVDPARLHLEVTETALLRITPDVLEAMRAVAALGITWWVDDFGTGYSSLVHLRDLPIGGLKLDRSFTAGVETDASTHHRLAHGLLGMARGLGLLTIAEGVETQAQADALHAQGWELAQGWLYGRAGALAEREAPGAPRPGSGPSIK, from the coding sequence TTGCGTGACATCGACCACGAGGTGCGCACGCGTCTGCAGGCAGCTTTCGAAGCGCGCCACGATCCGCTGACGGGGCTGCTCAACCGTTCTGGGCTCTTCGCCCTGCTGGACGACACCCTCCGGCAGGACGGGAAGGACGCCGCGCTCGTCACCGTGGGGGTGGACAACCTGCAGCAGATCAACGCCGCGTACACCCACACTGCAGGTGACCGGGTACTCATCGACGTCGCTGAGATGCTCGTCGAAGTGGTCGGGACGCGCGATGGCATCGCGCGCAGCGGTGACAACGAATTCAGCATCTTCCTGACCCACGCCGACACCACCGCGCTCACCGACCTGGCCGTGCGGGTGCGCGACGCGGGCGCCACCAACATCCGGCTGGGTGCCCAGGAGTTCCCGATCACTGTGTCCGTGGGGATCGCCCTGGCCTCGGGGCGGCGACCCGGTGAGCTGGTCCGCGACGCCTCGACCGCCTTGCACCAGGCCCGCGACGCCGGTGGGCGGCGGTGGGAGTTCCTCGACCCGGGCGTGGCCGCCGAGGCGCGGCGGCGGCTCACGATCCAATCCGGCCTCAACGAGGCTTTGGATGCCGGTGAGATCCGCCCCTGGTTCCAGCCCATCGTCGACCTGTCCGAGGGACGTGTGCGCGGCTACGAGGCCCTGGCACGGTGGATCCACGCCGACGGGACCGTCGTGACCCCCGGCGAGTTCCTGCCCGCCGCCGAGCAGAGCGACCTGATCATCGCGGTGGACCGGGTCATGCTTGCCGGAGCGCTCACGGGTCTTGGCGTCCTGCCCGCGTCGCTGCACGTCGCCGCCAACCTCTCCGCCGCCACCTTGGCCGACCCGGGACTGCCCGGGTACGTCGACAGCCTGCTGGCCGCGACCGGCGTGGACCCGGCGCGGCTGCACCTGGAAGTGACCGAAACCGCACTGCTGCGGATCACGCCCGACGTGCTCGAGGCCATGCGCGCCGTGGCCGCACTGGGGATCACGTGGTGGGTGGACGACTTCGGCACGGGCTACTCGTCCCTGGTCCACTTGCGCGACCTGCCCATCGGCGGGCTCAAGCTCGACCGGTCCTTCACCGCAGGCGTCGAGACCGACGCCTCCACCCATCACCGGCTGGCCCACGGACTGCTCGGGATGGCCCGTGGTCTGGGGCTGCTGACCATCGCCGAGGGTGTGGAGACGCAGGCGCAGGCCGACGCCCTGCACGCGCAGGGGTGGGAACTCGCCCAGGGTTGGCTGTACGGCAGGGCCGGCGCGCTTGCCGAGCGGGAAGCACCAGGCGCCCCGAGACCCGGGAGTGGCCCGTCGATCAAGTAG
- a CDS encoding PAS domain S-box protein, with protein sequence MTSTSWDEALGAVRDLVYQNDAEGRVQWVSAAVTDVLGHAAGDLVGTDMRAIVHPDDQSTLDQLRQVTLSGGEAEPIPVRFRCIDGEWRELATRKLPLWSGGAVAGELVTLRDEQEIHAVRQAFLTVMACNEVLVRAGSEEELLEQTCRAVAESGGYAFAWYGIPLDDPEHRVEPVAVGGDDHGYTRQVCVSWDPDSPYGQGPTGIGLRTGTTQVRNDLADDPKYLPWRAAVAQRGICCSITLPVRVSGRMHGALMVYGRRPGEFGRLAQVMLEGLAADLGYGLERLADARRRLEAEQQFGLLAENITDVVFSLGENMVCQWVSPSSAAVLGWRQEQLVGSSGADFLHPDDVAAVAAAIEASPRGKALMMRVRFRRPDGGYTWTSAAGRAIRDPDGNLLSRVVSLRDITSEVRAEEALAHSEALYRLLVENSVDVVFQTVDGVLTWVSPSVESMLGFRPEALLGRDVRELWGTDLSEVPERLLWSESGDAPTVETFPVHDADGQRRWIEVTVRPFRDPGGTAGSTGTVREVSARVAARRALETAEAEFRLIAEHALDVVVRTDADGVITWVSPSVRDALDWDPPELLGTHMKDLMHEEDEGSLRPGTSGQWDATSGEVRLCDRHGAWRWMRLHRTPVSDRGGSAAGTIDACVTSTTRCARVCRQLSKRATIR encoded by the coding sequence GTGACGTCCACTTCTTGGGACGAGGCCTTGGGTGCGGTCAGGGATCTGGTTTACCAGAACGACGCCGAGGGCCGGGTGCAGTGGGTGTCGGCTGCGGTCACCGACGTGCTGGGCCATGCGGCGGGCGACCTGGTCGGCACGGATATGCGGGCCATCGTGCATCCCGATGACCAATCCACGCTGGATCAGCTGCGGCAGGTGACTCTGTCCGGGGGGGAGGCCGAGCCGATCCCCGTGCGGTTCCGCTGCATCGACGGGGAGTGGCGTGAACTGGCCACGCGCAAGTTGCCGCTGTGGTCCGGGGGGGCTGTGGCGGGCGAACTCGTGACTCTGCGTGACGAGCAGGAGATCCATGCCGTGCGGCAGGCGTTCCTGACGGTCATGGCCTGCAACGAGGTGCTGGTGCGGGCGGGCAGTGAGGAGGAGTTGCTTGAACAGACATGCCGGGCCGTGGCGGAGTCCGGTGGGTACGCCTTCGCCTGGTACGGGATCCCCCTTGATGATCCGGAGCATCGGGTCGAGCCGGTGGCCGTCGGTGGGGACGATCATGGCTACACCCGCCAGGTGTGTGTGTCGTGGGACCCCGATTCCCCGTACGGGCAGGGCCCCACGGGCATCGGCCTGCGAACCGGGACGACGCAGGTGCGCAACGACCTCGCCGACGACCCCAAGTACCTGCCGTGGCGGGCGGCGGTGGCGCAGCGCGGGATCTGCTGTTCCATCACACTGCCGGTGCGGGTGTCAGGCCGGATGCACGGTGCGCTCATGGTCTACGGGCGCCGCCCCGGGGAGTTCGGACGATTGGCCCAAGTCATGCTGGAGGGCCTGGCCGCCGACCTGGGGTACGGCCTGGAACGCCTGGCGGACGCCCGACGGCGCTTAGAGGCCGAGCAGCAGTTCGGGTTGCTGGCCGAGAACATCACCGACGTGGTCTTCTCCTTGGGCGAGAACATGGTGTGCCAGTGGGTGTCCCCGTCGAGCGCTGCCGTGCTGGGCTGGAGGCAGGAGCAACTCGTGGGCAGCTCGGGAGCGGATTTTCTGCACCCCGACGACGTCGCTGCGGTCGCCGCCGCGATCGAGGCATCCCCCCGGGGGAAGGCCCTCATGATGCGTGTGCGGTTCCGGCGGCCCGACGGTGGCTACACGTGGACCTCGGCGGCAGGGCGAGCCATCCGCGATCCGGACGGCAATCTGCTGAGCCGGGTCGTGTCGTTGCGCGACATCACGAGCGAGGTCCGCGCCGAGGAGGCACTGGCCCACAGTGAGGCGCTGTACCGGCTGCTGGTCGAGAACTCCGTGGACGTCGTGTTCCAGACCGTCGACGGCGTGCTGACCTGGGTGTCGCCGTCGGTCGAGTCGATGCTGGGATTCCGCCCGGAGGCACTGCTCGGCCGCGACGTGCGCGAGTTGTGGGGGACGGATCTCTCGGAGGTGCCCGAGCGGCTGCTGTGGTCGGAGTCCGGGGATGCTCCCACGGTCGAGACGTTCCCGGTGCACGACGCGGATGGCCAGCGACGGTGGATCGAAGTCACCGTCCGCCCCTTCCGCGATCCGGGAGGAACAGCGGGCAGCACCGGGACGGTGCGGGAGGTCAGCGCCCGGGTGGCGGCGCGCCGCGCCCTGGAGACAGCGGAGGCGGAGTTCCGGCTCATCGCCGAGCATGCGCTGGACGTGGTCGTGCGCACCGATGCTGACGGGGTCATCACGTGGGTGTCCCCATCCGTGCGCGACGCCTTGGACTGGGATCCCCCCGAACTGCTCGGCACGCACATGAAGGACCTGATGCACGAGGAGGACGAGGGCTCGTTGCGGCCTGGCACCTCTGGGCAGTGGGATGCCACCAGCGGGGAGGTGCGTCTGTGCGATCGGCATGGCGCGTGGCGCTGGATGCGGCTGCACCGCACCCCGGTCAGTGATCGCGGCGGTTCGGCCGCCGGCACCATCGACGCTTGCGTGACATCGACCACGAGGTGCGCACGCGTCTGCAGGCAGCTTTCGAAGCGCGCCACGATCCGCTGA
- a CDS encoding GNAT family N-acetyltransferase: protein MIHTARLLLRGLAEDDLDELVALDADPEVMFFVTGGVPEFQPADLPVLIAGGHWAAVERAGDRFVGWFHLRPSSPGDLELGYRLRREFWGRGYATEGSLALIDHAFTLLGADRVVAETLVAHTASRRVMEKAGMVESRRFRADWPYRIPGDEAGDVQYAITREQWERRPAR from the coding sequence GTGATCCACACCGCACGGCTGCTGCTGCGTGGGCTGGCCGAGGACGACCTCGACGAACTGGTGGCCCTGGACGCCGACCCGGAGGTGATGTTCTTCGTCACCGGGGGTGTGCCGGAGTTCCAGCCGGCGGATCTGCCGGTCTTGATCGCGGGCGGCCATTGGGCCGCGGTGGAGCGGGCGGGGGACAGGTTCGTGGGGTGGTTCCACCTGCGGCCGTCGTCGCCCGGCGACCTCGAGCTGGGGTACCGGCTGCGGCGCGAGTTCTGGGGCCGGGGGTACGCCACGGAGGGGTCGCTGGCACTGATCGATCACGCCTTCACCCTTCTCGGGGCGGATCGGGTCGTGGCCGAGACACTAGTCGCCCACACCGCCTCGCGCCGGGTGATGGAGAAGGCGGGCATGGTCGAATCCCGTCGTTTCCGAGCCGACTGGCCCTACCGCATCCCCGGCGACGAGGCCGGTGACGTGCAGTACGCAATCACACGCGAGCAGTGGGAGCGACGTCCAGCCCGCTGA
- a CDS encoding long-chain fatty acid--CoA ligase — protein MNLADNFVAMAAAQPNQIAIKFDDLELSYAALDAASSMAAGWLADLGVGPGDRVGVMLPNIPQFPVLYYGILRAGAVVVPMNPLFKSREVEFYLTDSGAKAMFAWDGIAAEAQPGAEAAGVPCVLVGADFTAELAQHAPAPAVADRAPDDTAVILYTSGTTGKPKGAELTHSNLLSNVGVAVDLFDGNPDDVIFGGLPLFHSFGQMCGLNAAMTCGATLTLIPRFDPTKALEVLQRDKVTIMQGVPTMYVALVQHPEHSAYDTSSLRVSVSGGASLPVEILRGFESAFDAILLEGYGLSETSPIASFNHADRERKAGSIGTPIRDVEMRLIDNDWNDTAPGEIGEIAIKGPNVMKGYWQRPDATAEAIRDGWFRTGDLATVDEEGYYFIVDRVKDMIIRGGYNVYPREVEEVLYEHPAVAEAAVVGVPDPEYGEEIGAAITLKPGMTATPDEIADFVKERIAAYKYPRVVWFLADGLPKGPTGKILKREITPPA, from the coding sequence ATGAACCTCGCCGATAATTTCGTCGCCATGGCGGCCGCGCAGCCCAACCAGATCGCCATCAAGTTCGACGACCTCGAGTTGTCCTACGCGGCGCTCGACGCTGCGAGCAGCATGGCCGCCGGGTGGCTGGCCGATCTCGGCGTCGGGCCTGGTGATCGCGTCGGTGTCATGTTGCCGAACATCCCGCAGTTCCCCGTTCTCTACTACGGCATTCTGCGCGCGGGGGCGGTCGTCGTGCCCATGAACCCGTTGTTCAAGTCCCGCGAGGTCGAGTTCTACCTGACCGACTCGGGCGCCAAGGCCATGTTCGCGTGGGACGGGATCGCCGCCGAGGCGCAGCCCGGAGCCGAGGCCGCCGGTGTGCCGTGCGTGCTGGTGGGGGCCGACTTCACCGCTGAACTGGCGCAGCACGCGCCCGCGCCGGCGGTAGCCGACCGCGCTCCTGACGACACCGCGGTGATCCTCTACACCTCGGGGACGACCGGGAAGCCCAAGGGCGCGGAGTTGACCCACAGCAACCTTCTCAGCAACGTCGGGGTGGCCGTGGATCTGTTCGACGGCAACCCCGACGACGTGATCTTCGGCGGGTTGCCGCTGTTCCACTCGTTCGGCCAGATGTGCGGGCTCAACGCCGCCATGACCTGCGGCGCGACACTCACGCTCATCCCGCGCTTCGACCCGACCAAGGCCCTCGAGGTCCTGCAGCGCGACAAGGTCACGATCATGCAGGGCGTGCCCACGATGTACGTCGCACTGGTCCAGCACCCCGAGCACAGCGCGTATGACACGTCCAGCCTGCGGGTGAGTGTGTCCGGCGGGGCGTCCTTGCCGGTGGAGATCCTGCGGGGGTTCGAGTCCGCGTTCGACGCGATCCTGCTGGAGGGCTACGGATTGAGCGAGACCAGCCCGATCGCCTCGTTCAACCACGCCGACCGGGAGCGCAAGGCGGGCTCGATCGGCACGCCCATCCGCGATGTCGAGATGCGCCTGATCGACAACGACTGGAACGACACGGCCCCCGGTGAGATCGGTGAGATCGCCATCAAGGGCCCGAACGTGATGAAGGGGTACTGGCAGCGCCCGGACGCCACCGCCGAGGCGATCCGTGACGGCTGGTTCCGCACCGGTGACCTCGCGACGGTCGACGAGGAGGGGTACTACTTCATCGTCGACCGCGTGAAGGACATGATCATCCGCGGTGGGTACAACGTCTACCCGCGCGAGGTCGAGGAGGTGCTGTACGAGCACCCAGCGGTGGCCGAGGCCGCGGTCGTGGGTGTGCCCGACCCGGAGTACGGGGAGGAGATCGGCGCGGCCATCACGCTCAAGCCCGGCATGACCGCCACCCCCGACGAGATCGCCGATTTCGTGAAGGAGCGCATCGCGGCGTACAAGTACCCGCGCGTCGTCTGGTTCCTCGCCGACGGGCTGCCCAAGGGTCCGACCGGCAAGATCCTCAAGCGGGAGATCACCCCGCCGGCGTGA
- a CDS encoding GNAT family N-acetyltransferase — translation MDVRLGTADDADLIGELLHDFNREYDEPTPPPRVLAERIRELLTLDTVVLLADQIGLVVLRFHPSIWSANDECYLAELYVRPAERGRGVGQSLLAAALVTAKERGADYVHLGTTEDDVAARHLYSKLGFRRTEGDGGPLMFVYEREL, via the coding sequence ATGGACGTCCGCCTTGGCACCGCTGACGACGCCGATCTGATCGGCGAGTTGCTGCACGATTTCAACCGCGAGTACGACGAGCCGACACCGCCGCCCCGCGTGCTGGCCGAACGGATCCGCGAACTGCTCACCCTTGACACCGTTGTCCTGCTCGCCGACCAGATCGGGCTGGTCGTCCTGCGCTTCCACCCGTCCATATGGAGTGCGAACGACGAGTGCTACCTGGCTGAGTTGTACGTGCGACCGGCTGAGCGTGGCCGCGGCGTCGGGCAATCGCTGCTGGCTGCGGCACTGGTCACGGCCAAGGAACGCGGCGCCGACTACGTGCACCTGGGCACCACCGAGGACGACGTCGCAGCCCGCCATCTCTACAGCAAACTGGGCTTCCGGCGCACCGAGGGGGACGGCGGGCCGCTGATGTTCGTCTACGAGCGCGAGTTGTGA
- a CDS encoding DUF2183 domain-containing protein: protein MLNTVAHLPRRLTSGLNAKLRSPETAAAVAQIEGRLTRRRREQKLESGAFRGTHLVVYRGYVAGGVAKVRVRVVEAPELPGDSRIPYWGTVQSNLRRHGALALVGVEVELRIGKHSGREITDSRGYANFSVPVPRLRSGWHDAFAVTTAIEGGDAASGAGRVLKPAAKAPFAVISDIDDTILVSGLTEGLTAVKQALMRDANTRSAVRGMSSLYRGLARGVPGPGGGRKPEPAFFYVSTGSWSFYEMLQQFIQLRAFPQGPMFLTDWGPTERYLRRSGAEHKRVAIRRLFESYPDTSFVLIGDSGQRDPLTYEEMAREFPGHVRLILIRQVGPAKDERNAELAAHATALRGEGIPLYLVRDPGHAADLAHALDLVDEETVLEVNTELGRR from the coding sequence ATGCTGAACACCGTGGCCCACCTCCCCCGCCGGCTCACCTCCGGCCTGAACGCGAAGTTGCGCAGCCCCGAGACGGCTGCGGCTGTGGCGCAGATCGAGGGGAGACTCACGCGGCGCCGACGCGAGCAGAAGCTGGAGTCCGGCGCGTTCCGCGGCACGCACCTGGTGGTCTACCGCGGGTACGTGGCCGGCGGCGTGGCCAAGGTCCGGGTTCGGGTGGTCGAGGCGCCGGAACTGCCCGGCGACAGCCGCATCCCCTACTGGGGCACGGTCCAGTCGAACCTGCGCCGGCACGGTGCGCTGGCACTGGTCGGGGTCGAGGTGGAATTGCGGATCGGGAAGCACTCCGGCCGCGAGATCACGGACTCCCGCGGCTACGCCAACTTCTCCGTCCCGGTCCCACGCCTGCGCTCGGGGTGGCACGACGCATTCGCCGTGACGACCGCTATCGAAGGCGGCGATGCGGCATCCGGCGCTGGCCGGGTCCTCAAGCCCGCCGCCAAAGCCCCCTTCGCGGTCATCTCGGACATCGACGACACGATCCTCGTCAGCGGCCTGACCGAGGGGCTCACCGCGGTCAAGCAGGCACTCATGCGCGACGCCAACACTCGCAGCGCGGTGCGCGGCATGTCGTCGCTGTACCGCGGGCTGGCCCGCGGCGTCCCCGGTCCCGGCGGCGGGCGCAAACCGGAGCCGGCCTTCTTCTACGTGTCCACCGGCAGTTGGTCGTTCTACGAGATGCTGCAACAGTTCATCCAGCTGCGCGCGTTCCCGCAAGGCCCGATGTTCCTCACCGACTGGGGGCCCACGGAGCGCTACCTGCGGCGCAGCGGCGCCGAGCACAAACGGGTGGCCATCCGCCGGCTCTTCGAGTCGTACCCCGACACCTCGTTCGTCCTGATCGGCGACAGCGGCCAGCGCGACCCGCTGACCTACGAGGAGATGGCCCGGGAGTTCCCCGGCCACGTGCGCCTCATCCTCATCCGGCAGGTCGGTCCGGCAAAGGACGAGCGCAACGCCGAACTGGCCGCACACGCCACCGCGCTTCGCGGCGAAGGGATCCCGCTGTACTTGGTGCGCGACCCCGGGCACGCCGCGGATCTGGCCCATGCGCTGGATCTGGTCGACGAGGAGACGGTGCTCGAGGTGAACACCGAACTCGGACGGCGCTGA
- a CDS encoding matrixin family metalloprotease, producing the protein MRVIGTGVALVAAVALASPAGADGPGYKFFRSGGSPQKPGAYWDPCTTVTYGIDFTYAKRKGLRAGREEARWRSAVAEVATAMGMRFRYEGRIRSRAQRLQPRSASGVDLIITYGSPTRGNRYGYGRTLAGSVAGVAGISWRRVGRAAQVTYGYVVIDAVDVARRTDAARAPFDPRPPAQRPPDVVRALYMHEFGHAVGLNHVRDSRQLMYPRLQPDRPDTLGAGDRRGLRKLGKQRCF; encoded by the coding sequence GTGCGCGTGATCGGTACGGGTGTCGCCCTGGTGGCCGCGGTGGCCCTGGCCTCCCCCGCTGGTGCTGACGGCCCGGGGTACAAGTTCTTTCGCTCGGGCGGCAGCCCCCAGAAGCCAGGCGCCTACTGGGACCCCTGCACGACGGTCACGTACGGCATCGACTTCACGTACGCCAAGCGCAAGGGCCTGCGGGCCGGGCGCGAGGAGGCGCGCTGGCGGTCGGCCGTGGCCGAGGTGGCCACGGCGATGGGCATGCGGTTCCGGTACGAGGGGCGGATCAGGTCGCGCGCACAGCGCCTGCAGCCACGCTCTGCGTCAGGTGTGGACCTGATCATCACCTACGGCAGTCCCACCCGTGGGAACCGCTACGGGTACGGACGCACCCTGGCCGGTTCGGTGGCCGGGGTCGCCGGGATCTCGTGGCGCAGGGTCGGCAGAGCCGCTCAGGTCACCTACGGCTACGTCGTCATCGACGCCGTGGACGTGGCGCGGCGCACTGACGCCGCCCGCGCCCCATTCGATCCGCGCCCACCCGCGCAGCGTCCGCCGGACGTCGTCCGAGCGCTGTACATGCATGAGTTCGGGCACGCCGTGGGTCTCAACCATGTGCGCGACTCCCGCCAGCTGATGTACCCGCGGCTGCAGCCCGACCGGCCGGACACGCTCGGCGCGGGGGACCGGCGGGGCCTGCGGAAGTTGGGCAAGCAGCGCTGCTTCTGA
- the xth gene encoding exodeoxyribonuclease III gives MRIVTWNVNSLPSRMPRMRVWLQVMKPDVVCLQETKIPDAQFPYEELAELGYEAVHRGDGRWNGVAILSRVGIERPVTDLPGVPGFPEDSGPPEPRFVAAVCGGVHVACVYVPNGRTLDNPHYMYKLRWLSALHRYAAAPAAGDLPFAILGDFNVAPHDDDVWDMADFAGSTHVSEPERVAIQQLENLGLTDLPPTISKGQPFTFWDYRAGNFHKGLGMRIDLILANAAFAGAVTETFIDREARKTGTKGTPPPSDHAPLLTDLQL, from the coding sequence GTGCGCATCGTCACGTGGAACGTCAACTCCCTGCCGAGCCGGATGCCCCGGATGCGGGTGTGGCTACAGGTCATGAAGCCGGATGTCGTGTGTCTGCAGGAGACCAAGATCCCCGACGCCCAGTTCCCCTACGAGGAACTCGCCGAACTCGGCTACGAGGCGGTGCATCGCGGCGACGGCCGGTGGAACGGGGTGGCGATCCTCTCACGGGTGGGTATCGAACGGCCCGTCACCGACCTGCCGGGAGTCCCGGGCTTCCCCGAGGACTCCGGTCCGCCGGAGCCGCGTTTCGTCGCTGCCGTGTGCGGCGGGGTGCACGTGGCCTGTGTGTACGTGCCCAACGGCCGCACCCTCGACAACCCGCACTACATGTACAAACTCCGCTGGCTCTCCGCCCTGCATCGCTACGCCGCGGCACCGGCGGCCGGCGATCTGCCGTTCGCGATCCTCGGCGACTTCAACGTGGCGCCGCACGACGACGACGTGTGGGACATGGCCGACTTCGCCGGCAGCACCCATGTCTCCGAGCCGGAGCGCGTGGCCATCCAGCAATTGGAGAACCTCGGTCTGACGGACTTGCCGCCGACCATCAGCAAGGGCCAGCCCTTCACCTTCTGGGACTACCGCGCCGGCAACTTCCACAAGGGCCTCGGGATGCGCATCGACCTGATCCTCGCGAACGCCGCATTCGCCGGGGCCGTCACGGAGACGTTCATCGACCGCGAGGCGCGCAAGACCGGGACCAAGGGCACGCCGCCGCCGAGCGACCACGCGCCGCTGCTCACCGACCTGCAGTTGTGA
- a CDS encoding DUF3459 domain-containing protein: MPDWVHHVVWWQVYPLGFLDAPTTAEPQVAHRLPRLTNWLDYLIELGASGLALGPVFASTSHGYDTFDYFRIDPRLGDDADFDALVAAAHDRGIKVMLDGVFNHVGRAFPQFQQALTGPDDPAGRWFRLFWREGGDEPDYEHFEGHRDLVTLNHDAPEVVDFVVEVMCHWLQRGADGWRLDAAYAIPAQFWARVLPGVRERFPDAYIVGEMIHGDYPEYVEQSGLDSVTEYELWKAIWSSLNDRNFYELDWTLGRHNEFLERFVPLTFLGNHDVTRIASKLHEAEHYAHALVLLLTLGGTPSVYAGDEQGFHGVKEDRPGGDDEGRPAFPSGPGDLATLGREWFRLHQELIGLRRRHSWLERARTQVEYLSNEQLVYRSAGEGGALQVALNLGDDAVVLPVQGTVLAGEAESVDGGMSVRAHGWVVCE, from the coding sequence ATGCCGGACTGGGTGCATCACGTCGTCTGGTGGCAGGTCTATCCGCTGGGATTCCTGGACGCGCCGACGACCGCGGAGCCGCAGGTGGCGCACCGCCTGCCACGGCTGACGAACTGGCTGGACTACCTCATCGAGCTCGGGGCGTCGGGTCTGGCCCTCGGCCCGGTGTTCGCCTCGACCAGCCATGGGTACGACACGTTCGACTACTTCCGGATCGATCCCCGGCTCGGTGACGACGCGGACTTCGACGCGCTGGTGGCGGCGGCGCACGACCGCGGCATCAAGGTCATGCTCGACGGGGTGTTCAACCACGTGGGCCGGGCGTTCCCGCAGTTCCAACAGGCGCTGACCGGTCCGGACGACCCTGCCGGGCGGTGGTTCCGCCTGTTCTGGCGCGAGGGCGGCGACGAGCCGGACTACGAGCACTTCGAGGGCCACCGCGACCTGGTCACGCTCAACCACGACGCGCCCGAGGTGGTGGACTTCGTCGTCGAGGTGATGTGCCACTGGCTGCAGCGCGGTGCCGATGGGTGGCGGCTGGATGCTGCGTATGCCATCCCGGCGCAGTTCTGGGCCCGGGTGCTGCCTGGCGTCCGGGAGCGCTTCCCCGACGCGTACATCGTCGGCGAGATGATCCACGGCGACTACCCGGAGTACGTCGAGCAGTCCGGGTTGGACTCGGTGACCGAGTATGAACTGTGGAAGGCCATCTGGAGTTCGCTGAACGACCGGAACTTCTACGAGCTCGACTGGACCCTCGGCCGGCACAACGAGTTCCTCGAGCGATTCGTCCCGCTGACGTTCCTGGGCAACCACGATGTGACGCGCATCGCGAGCAAGTTGCACGAGGCGGAGCACTACGCCCACGCCCTGGTCCTGCTGCTCACCCTCGGCGGCACCCCGTCGGTGTACGCCGGCGACGAGCAGGGGTTCCACGGGGTGAAGGAGGACCGCCCCGGCGGCGACGACGAGGGGCGCCCGGCGTTCCCCAGTGGACCGGGTGACCTGGCGACCCTCGGCCGGGAGTGGTTCCGGTTGCACCAGGAACTGATCGGCCTGCGGCGGCGGCACTCATGGCTGGAGCGGGCGCGCACGCAGGTGGAGTACCTGAGCAACGAGCAGTTGGTCTACCGGTCCGCCGGGGAGGGTGGGGCCCTTCAGGTGGCGCTGAATCTCGGCGACGACGCAGTTGTGCTGCCGGTGCAGGGGACGGTCCTCGCCGGGGAGGCGGAGTCGGTGGACGGCGGCATGTCGGTGCGTGCCCACGGCTGGGTGGTCTGCGAGTAG
- a CDS encoding LemA family protein has protein sequence MAVVIVVVIVVVLAGLGVVLYNRLVRLRNKVEEAWAQIDVQLQRRHDLIPNLVNTVKGYAAHEKTTLEEVTAARTAAVNAKGAAAAGESEEVLTAALGRLFALAENYPNLKADQNFRQLQDELSDTEDKVAFARQYYNDNVREWNTRIASVPDNLVAGLMRAEKAEYFEIEGGAAAAPQVSF, from the coding sequence GTGGCCGTTGTCATCGTCGTTGTGATCGTAGTCGTCCTGGCTGGGCTGGGCGTGGTTCTGTACAACCGCCTGGTCCGGTTGCGCAACAAGGTGGAGGAGGCGTGGGCCCAGATAGATGTGCAGCTGCAGCGCAGGCACGACCTGATCCCCAACCTGGTCAACACCGTCAAGGGCTACGCCGCGCACGAAAAGACGACGCTGGAGGAGGTCACGGCCGCCCGCACCGCCGCCGTGAACGCGAAGGGTGCCGCGGCAGCCGGTGAGTCCGAGGAGGTGCTCACCGCGGCCCTCGGGCGGCTGTTCGCACTGGCCGAGAACTACCCGAACCTGAAGGCCGACCAGAACTTCCGGCAGTTGCAGGACGAACTGTCCGACACCGAGGACAAGGTCGCGTTCGCGCGGCAGTACTACAACGACAACGTGCGCGAGTGGAACACCCGGATCGCCTCCGTGCCGGACAACCTCGTGGCCGGTCTCATGCGCGCGGAGAAGGCGGAGTACTTCGAGATCGAGGGTGGCGCTGCAGCCGCCCCCCAAGTGAGCTTCTGA